Proteins encoded within one genomic window of Xiphophorus maculatus strain JP 163 A chromosome 11, X_maculatus-5.0-male, whole genome shotgun sequence:
- the man1b1 gene encoding endoplasmic reticulum mannosyl-oligosaccharide 1,2-alpha-mannosidase — MHAPSRPDYVSIHFTGQQTGSYNNGKQWRRQSYWRKWKQLSRLQRSLFLFMLVLLFICGLASYSSVTKQLRGFTVREQETESNILLKPFKPHVLPEPVRQGQDLLPEQPSQRKLSNKRGPPVLPNRLQKKGNTSNILSEVKAADIKKEGDEERVISWRGAVIDTVQVTEGAKYGENKEDSPGNRNVNQSKVLETERMEAVREAFRHAWKGYKEYAWGHDELRPVSRSYSEWFGLGLTLIDALDTMWILELKQEFEEAREWVASELTFNKNVDVNLFETTIRILGGLLSTYHLTGDSLFLDKAKDIGSRLMPAFNTQSKIPYSDVNIGKGTAHPPRWTSDSTVAEVTSIQLEFRELSQLTQEPQYQAAVAEVMNQVHKLEGKLDGLVPMFINTNSGQFTHQGIYTLGARADSYYEYLLKQWIQGGKKENQFLEDYLQAIEGVKKNLLQKSSPNGLVFVGELSHGQFSPKMDHLVCFLPGTLALGAHNGLPADHMDLAKELMHTCYQMYVQMETGLSPEIVHFNMHQGSIRDIDVKPADRHNLLRPETVESLFYLYRFTKDRKYQDWGWKILQNFNKYTKVSSGGYTSINNVCDPDYPSPRDKMESFFLGETLKYFYLLFSEDADLISLDKYVFNTEAHPLPIWPPAEPQPL, encoded by the exons ATGCACGCGCCCAGCCGGCCGGACTACGTGTCTATCCACTTCACTGGGCAACAGACGGGGAGCTACAATAATGGCAAGCAGTGGAGGAGACAGTCGTACTGGAGG AAATGGAAGCAGCTGTCCAGGCTACAGCGGAGTCTTTTCCTCTTCATGCTTGTACTGCTTTTCATCTGTGGCCTGGCTTCCTATTCTTCTGTTACGAAGCAGCTCCGAG GTTTTACAGTGAGAGAGCAGGAGACGGAGAGCAACATCCTTCTGAAACCCTTCAAACCTCATGTGCTGCCGGAGCCTGTCAGACAGGGCCAAGACCTGCTGCCTGAACAGCCCTCTCAG AGGAAATTATCCAATAAGAGAGGACCTCCTGTCCTTCCGAACCGTCTTCAGAAGAAAGGAAACACATCTAATATCCTGTCTGAAGTCAAGGCAGCTGACATCAAGAAGGAGGGAGACGAGGAGAGAGTCATCAG CTGGCGTGGGGCGGTGATCGACACTGTCCAGGTCACAGAAGGTgccaaatatggagaaaacaagGAGGACTCTCCTGGCAACCGGAATGTCAACCAGTCAAAAGTTTTAG AGACAGAGCGGATGGAGGCAGTGCGGGAAGCTTTCAGACATGCCTGGAAGGGTTACAAAGAATATGCCTGGGGCCACGACGAGCTTCGGCCCGTCTCCAGGTCCTACAGCGAGTGGTTCGGGCTCGGCCTCACGCTGATCGATGCCCTGGACACCATGTGGATCCTGGAGCTCAAGCAGG AGTTTGAAGAAGCCAGGGAATGGGTTGCCTCAGAGCTCACcttcaacaaaaatgttgatgttaatCTGTTTGAAACTACCATCCGCATCCTGGGAGGCCTGCTGAGCACCTACCACCTGACCGGAGACAGCCTCTTCCTGGATAAAGCT AAAGACATTGGCTCCAGGCTGATGCCAGCCTTCAACACACAGTCTAAGATTCCCTACTCTGATGTAAACATTGGGAAAGGCACCGCCCACCCACCTCGCTGGACCTCTGACAGCACTGTGGCTGAAGTTACAAGCATTCAGCTGGAGTTCAGGGAGCTCAGCCAGCTTACCCAGGAACCTCAGTACCAG GCTGCAGTAGCTGAAGTCATGAATCAGGTCCACAAGCTAGAAGGCAAGCTGGACGGTCTTGTTCCCATGTTCATCAACACTAACAGTGGGCAGTTCACCCATCAAGGCATCTACACACTGGGAGCCAGAGCAGACAGCTACTATGAATACCTGCTGAAGCAGTGGATCCAAGGTGGCAAGAAGGAGAACCA GTTTTTGGAAGACTATCTGCAGGCCATTGAGGGTGTAAAGAAGAACTTGCTGCAGAAATCTTCACCAAACggtcttgtttttgttggagAACTCTCCCATGGACAGTTCAGTCCTAAAATG GATCATCTGGTATGTTTCCTCCCCGGCACTTTGGCCCTCGGTGCTCATAATGGCCTCCCTGCTGATCACATGGACCTGGCCAAGGAGCTGATGCACACCTGCTATCAGATGTACGTCCAGATGGAGACTGGCCTCAGTCCTGAGATTGTTCACTTCAACATGCACCAGGGCAGTATCAGAGACATTGATGTGAAG CCTGCAGACAGACACAATCTTCTTCGACCAGAGACTGTGGAGAGTCTCTTCTATTTGTACAGGTTCACTAAAGATCGCAAATACCAGGACTGGGGCTGGAAGATTCtacaaaactttaacaaatacaCCAAG GTTTCCTCTGGTGGCTACACATCCATCAACAACGTGTGTGATCCAGATTATCCCAGTCCCAGAGACAAGATGGAGAGCTTCTTCCTGGGAGAGACCCTGAAATATTTCTACCTGCTCTTCTCCGAGGACGCTGACCTCATCAGTCTTGACAAGTACGTCTTCAACACCGAGGCTCATCCACTGCCCATATGGCCTCCGGCTGAGCCACAGCCACTGTGA